A genomic segment from Actinomycetota bacterium encodes:
- a CDS encoding NDP-sugar synthase: MQAVILVGGQGTRLRPLTLTTPKPMMPMMNRPFLEFQVNLCRRHGVEEIILSTAYLPEVFQSYFGDGSRLGVKMIYVTEEEPLDTCGAVKNVERYIRGTFLVFNGDVLTDLDLTTLVAFHREKGGKATLYLTRVEDPTAYGLVPLDRQGRIIEFLEKPSWDQVTTDLVNAGTYVLEPELLERVPAGEPYSFERQLFPQLLEEGVPMYGFPSDAYWMDIGTPAKYLQAHYDILRRRVPFEFEGESIKPSVWVGEGTEIHPEASVFGPTVIGPGCRIGAHATVSSHCVLGPGCRIGEGCHLEGAVLHEGCEVGAGSILRSCVLSRGVRLGERVHVSDRAVLGEGVRVGPDNDLRCGIRVWPGADIPPETLKF, translated from the coding sequence ATGCAGGCGGTGATCCTGGTGGGAGGCCAAGGCACGCGTTTGAGGCCCCTGACCCTGACCACGCCCAAGCCCATGATGCCCATGATGAACCGCCCCTTCCTGGAGTTCCAGGTCAACCTCTGCCGGCGGCACGGGGTGGAGGAGATAATTCTCTCCACCGCTTACCTGCCCGAGGTCTTCCAGTCGTATTTCGGTGACGGAAGCCGTCTGGGTGTGAAGATGATCTACGTCACCGAGGAGGAACCCCTGGATACCTGCGGCGCGGTGAAGAACGTGGAAAGGTACATCCGGGGGACTTTTCTGGTCTTCAACGGGGATGTCCTCACCGACCTGGATCTCACCACCCTCGTCGCCTTCCATCGCGAGAAGGGGGGTAAAGCCACCCTCTACCTCACCCGGGTGGAGGATCCTACCGCTTACGGGCTGGTGCCCCTGGACCGCCAGGGGAGAATCATCGAGTTTTTGGAGAAGCCCAGCTGGGACCAGGTGACCACCGACCTGGTCAACGCGGGGACCTACGTGCTGGAGCCGGAGCTCCTGGAGAGGGTCCCGGCAGGGGAGCCCTATTCCTTCGAGCGCCAGCTCTTCCCCCAGCTCCTGGAGGAAGGAGTGCCCATGTACGGCTTTCCCAGCGACGCCTACTGGATGGACATCGGGACCCCGGCCAAGTACCTGCAGGCCCATTACGACATCCTGCGCCGGCGCGTGCCCTTCGAGTTCGAGGGGGAGAGCATCAAGCCCTCGGTGTGGGTGGGGGAGGGGACGGAGATCCACCCTGAGGCCTCGGTTTTCGGGCCCACGGTGATCGGCCCCGGCTGCCGCATCGGGGCCCACGCCACGGTTTCCAGTCACTGTGTCCTGGGGCCCGGGTGCCGCATAGGGGAGGGCTGCCACCTGGAAGGGGCGGTCCTCCACGAGGGCTGCGAGGTGGGGGCAGGCAGTATATTGCGAAGCTGCGTGCTTTCCCGCGGGGTGAGGCTGGGGGAACGGGTCCATGTGTCCGACCGCGCCGTCCTGGGGGAGGGGGTCAGGGTGGGTCCGGACAACGACCTGCGCTGCGGTATCCGGGTATGGCCGGGGGCGGACATCCCCCCTGAAACCTTGAAGTTTTAA